Genomic window (Pseudomonas azadiae):
GTCTGCATCACTGGTCTCCATGGGGCGGCGTCGGCGTGTAGATGCGCACCGCGTTGTGCAGGAAGAACTTCGCTTGCACCGCCTCGGGTTTGTCGGCCATGCACTGTTTGACGAGCCCCAGGGTGGTGGCGAAATTCGCCAGGTGATCGCTGTTGGGCCAGTCGCTGCCGAAGAAGCATCGCTCTTCGCCAAAGGCCTCCCACAGCACGGCCAGGCGGTCGTGGTAGAACGCCGTGTCGGTGATCAAGCCGTGCGGTCCGAGCTGGGGGATTTCCGCCAGTTTGGCGAACACATTCGGGCGCTCGCCGAGGCGCAGCAGGTCGGCGTGGTAGGCGGCTTCTTCACCCGCCGGCACTTGGGCGTTGGGCAGGTGATCAACGATGATGCGCAGTTGTGGCAAAGCATCGCTCAGGTGCAACAGCGCCTTGATCAAGCGCGGGTTCGGATTGGCGCTGTCCAGGCCACGGCCGCAGGCGGCCAATTGGCGCAGGCCGTCGATAAAGCCGGGGCGAGTCTGGTCTTGCAGCAGGTCGCGGTCCCACAGGTTGCCGTAGCGCAGGCCGAGGAACAGCGGTTCATCCGCCAACGCCTCGAGGTCGGCGGCGAAGTCGGGGTGCAGCGGGTCCAGGTTGCCGACAAAACCCAGCATGCGCGGCTCACTGCGCAGTGTGTCGAGCAGCCAGCGGTTATCGTCGCGCCACGGGCTGGCTTCCACGGCAATCGCGCCGATCACATTGTGTGGGCCGGCCAGGGCCCAGTAGTCCGCCGGCAGGTGCGCGGCGTACAACCGGTTGCCCGGCTCGGGCCAGGGGATGCCCTGGGGGCGGCGCGGATCAAACAGGTGCAAGTGGCTGTCGATGATCGGGCCGCTATAAAGCGTCAGGGGCATGGCGCAGTCCTTATCAAAAGCAAATTTTGAAGGGCCAGCACGCTAGCGTGCGTGGCCCGGTTTAAACAGCTCAGCCCTGCAGGTACACCACATGCGTGTGGGTGTATTCGTACAGGCCGTGCTTGCCGTCGGCACCGCCGATCCCGGATTTTCGTACGCCGGCATGAAAGCCTTGCATGGCCTCGAAGTTCTCGCGGTTGACGTAGGTTTCGCCAAAGTCGATCTCGCGCACCGCGTGCATGGCCTTGCCCAGGTCGCGGGTGTAGATCGACGAGGTCAGGCCGTAGTCGCAGTCATTGGCCAGGGCGATGGCTTCGTCGAGGTCGTCGACAATCTGGATCGGCAACACCGGGCCGAAGATCTCTTCGCGCATGATCTCCATATCGGCGCGGCAGCCGGCCAATACCGTGGGCTGGAAGTGGAAGCCCGCGCCCAGGTCGGCGATCTGCCCGCCGCTGATCAAGGTGGCTCCCTGGCTCAGTGCGGTGCGAACCTTGCGGTCGACGCTGTCGAGGCCCTGGCGGTTGATCAGCGGGCCCATTTCCACGTCGGCCTGGGCGATGGGGTCGCCGTAGCGCGTCGCGGCCATCGCCGCGCTGATGCGCTCGATAAACTGGTCAGCGACCTTGCGTTCCACATATACCCGTTCGGCGCAGTTGCACACTTGGCCGGTGTTGATGATGCGCGAATCGCGGATGGCTTTGACCGCCAGCTCCAGGTCGGCATCCGCGAGTACGATGGCCGGCGCCTTGCCGCCCAACTCCAGGTTGAGCTTGGTAATGTTCGGCGCGGCGGCGGCCATGATCCGCGTGCCGGTGGCGACGCTGCCGGTGAAACTGATCATGTCCACGCCCTTGTGGGCAGTCAGTGCACCACCGACCTGGCCATCGCCGCAGACTACGTTGAATACGCCGGCGGGCAGGTCGGTTTCGGCCACCAGTTTGGCGAATTCAAAGCAATTGTTCGGGGTTTCTTCGCTGGGCTTGATCACGATGGTGTTGCCAGTGAGCAGCGCCGGGGCCAGCTTGCGGGCGATCAGGAAGAACGGGAAGTTCCATGGCAGGATGCCGGCCACCACGCCCAACGGCTTGCGGAACAGGAAGATATTTTCATTGGGGCGGTCGCTGGTGATGATCTCGCCTTCGATGCGCCGCGCCCACTCGGCCATGTAGTCGAGGTAATCAGCGGTGAAATTCACCTCGACTTCGGCCAGGCCCGTGATCTTGCCTTGCTCCAGGGTAATGGTGCGGGCCAGATGGGCGACGTTTTCGCGCAGCTTGGCAGCAATGCGGCGCAGGTGCCCGGCGCGTTCGATCGCGGGTTTGCGTGCCCAGTTTTTTTGCGCACTGCGGGCAGCGGCGAGGGCCTGGTCGACGTCGGAGGTGCTGGAGGCCGGGACCTTGGACAGCAAGGCGCCGGTGGCCGGATTGAGCACATCGATATGCGCTTCGCTGGAGACAAAGCGGCCGTTGATGAAGTTCTGGTAAACGGGAACGGATGACATGGGCAGGTTCCTCAGTAAGTGCGCGAAGGCGCTTGGGTGTCGGCAGCCGGGCGATAGCGGGCGAGGGTGGCCAGGGCGCTCTGGCGTAGCAGGCTGATATCAATGGCCACCGCGATAAAGCGGCAACCCCAGGCCTGGTAGCGGCGGGCGTCTTCTTCATTGGGCGCCAGAATGCCGCTGACCTTGCCGGCGGCGAGGGTCGCATCCACTGCGTGCCTGATACGCTCCTGCACCTCGGGGTGGCTGGGGTTGCCGGCGTGGCCGAGGCCGATGGACAGGTCGGCGGGGCCGATAAACACCGCGTCCACGCCTTCCACGGCGGCAATCGCCGCGACGTTTTCCACGCCCAGGCGCGACTCCACCTGCACGATCAGGCACAACTCTTCATGGGCGGTATTGAGGTAGTCCGCCACGCCATCCCAACGTGTGGCACGGGTCAGTCCGCCGCCGACACCACGAATGCCGTGGGGTGGGTAACGCATGGCGCGTACCAGGGCCTGGGCCTGTTCGGCGGTTTCGACCATGGGGATCATCAGGGTCTGGGCGCCGACATCGAGCAGTTGCTTGATCAGGCTGGCATCACCGTTGACTGCGCGTACGACGGGCGCAGTGGTGTAGGGCGCTACGGTCTGCAACTGGTTGAGCACGCTCGGCACGGTGTTAGGTGCGTGTTCGCCGTCTATCAGCATCCAGTCGTAGCCGAGGCCGGCGACGATCTCGGCAGCGTAGCCGGTGGCGAAACCGGCCCAGATGCCATATTGGGTGGCGTTCCGAGCGAGGGCGGCTTTGAAGCCATTGCGGGGCATATTCATGGCGACGCTCCTTAGCGGTTGTACGGACGGTGCAGTTGGCAATCAGGGTTCAGGTCAACACCGAAGCCGGGCTTGTCCAGCGCCGACAAACGCATGCGGCCATTCACCGGCACCGGTTCACCGAGCAGTTGCGGGTGGAACATCGGCACCACTTCGTCCGCCTTGGGCGCCATCATCAGGAACTCGGCGAATGGACTGTTATGGCGGGTGGCAACAAAGTGGTAGCTGTAGACCGACGAGCCGTGGGGCACGACCATTGCGTTATGGGCATCGGCCAGGGCCGAGATTTTCACCAGCTCGGTGAGGCCGCCGCACCAACCGACATCGGGCTGGATAATGTCGCAGCAGCCCATTTCCAGGAGCATGCGGAAACCCCAGCGCGTGGCTTCATGCTCGCCAGTGGTCACCAGCATGCCTTTTGGCACGTTGTTGCGCAGGGCGGCGTAGCCCCAGTAATCGTCCGGAGACAGGGCCTCTTCGATCCACTTGAGCCCATGTTCGTGGGCGCCTATGGCCAGTTTGGTGGCGTAGTTCACATCCAGGCTCATCCAGCAATCGAGCATCAACCAGAAGTCCGGGCCGACCCGTTCACGCATGGTCGCCAGGGCTTCGAGGTTTTTGCGCAGGCCTTCTTCACCTTCGCTGGGGCCGTGGTGCAGGGGCATCTTGCCGCCGATAAAGCCCATTTTCTGGGCCAGATCGGGGCGCGCGCCGGTGGCGTAAAATTGCAATTCATCGCGCACCGCACCGCCGAGCAGATGGTGAACGGGCTCCTGGCGGATCTTACCGAGCAGGTCCCACAGGGCCAGGTCGACACCGGAAATGGTATTGATCACCAGACCCTTGCGGCCGTAGAAAAGGGTGGACTGGTACATTTGGTCCCAGATCTTTTCGATATCGGTGACGCGCGCACCTTCGATAAAGCGCGCCAGGTGTTTCTCTACGATATAAGCCGCGGGTTCACCGCCGGTGGTCACGGCGAAACCGACGGTGCCGTCGCTGGCTTCGATCTCCACCACCAGGGTGCCGAGCACGTTGATCCCGAAGCTACGACGGCTCTGGCGGTATTCCGGATATTTGCTCATGGGCGTGGAGATATGATCGTCGATCCAATGGCCGTCGGCTTGATCGTGATAATCGGCGCCGCCGCCTCGCAGTACAAAGGCGCGTACGTGTTTGATGGTGAGATGACCCATAGTGTGACTCCTGGCGTTAAACAGTGGCCGGCGTATTCGACGCGTTACGGCCGGGTGAATGGATGCCCAGCACCAGCAATGCGGCCAGTACCGTGGTAGCGGACAGCAGGTACAAACCGGCTGCCGGGGAATGGAAGGCACCTTCGGCCCAGTGCTTGATGACCGGGGCAATGAAGCCGCCGAGGGCACCGAAAGAGTTGATCAGGGCAATGCCGGCGGCAGCGGCGCTGCCGGCCAGATAGCTTGATGGAAAGGTCCAGAACACCGGTTGCACGGCGATGAAACCCGAGGCAGCGAAACACAGGGCGAGCATGCCCAGCAGCGGGTTGGCGAAGGTCACCGAGCAGGCGATGCCGGCGGCGGCCATCAGCAACGTCAGGCAGGCTGTTTGGCGACGTAAACCGGAGCGGTCGGAATAGGCCGGAATCCACCAGGCAGCGAATAGTGCGCAGACCCAGGGGATGGCCGAGACCAGTCCCACCATCAAGCCCACCTTGGAGCCGAGCAGATCGCCCACTTGCGTCGGCAGGTAAAACACCACGCCATATACGCTGGCCTGGATCAGCAGGTACACCAGGCACAAGTACAGCACCGAGGGTTGGCACAACACGGTCAGCAGGCTGCGGCCATGGGAGGTTTTGTGTTGGTCTTCCAATTCGAGCAAGCGCTGGATTTGCTGGCGCTCCTCGATGCTCAGCCACTTGGCGTCGGCGGGGCGATTGTCCAGATACCAGTAGGCCCAGATGCCGACGGCGGTGGCCATCAAGCCTTCGACGGCGAACAACCATTGCCAGCCGTGAATCCCACCGAAACCGTCCATCTCCAACAGCAAACCGGACAACGGGCTGCCGAAGATGAATGCCAGGGGGGCACCGAAGTAAAAGAAGCCCATGGCCTTGCCACGCACTGCTTGGGGAAACCAATAGGTGAGATAGAGGATCACGCCGGGAAAGAAGCCGGCTTCGGCCACGCCTAGCAGGAAGCGCAACACATAGAAGCTGGTTTCGTTATGGGCGAACACCATCGCCGCCGAGATCAGGCCCCAACTGACCATGATGCGGCACATCCACAGGCGGGCGCCGACGCGGTGCAGGATCAGGTTGCTCGGCACTTCCAGCAGGGCGTAGCCGACGAAGAACACACCGGCGCCAAAGGCGAAGGCGGCATCGCTCAACCCGGTATCAGCCTGGAAGGCTTGTTTGGCAAACCCGACGTTGGCGCGGTCGAGAAACGCCATGATGTACATCAGCAGCAGAAAGGGCAGCAGCCGCCAGGACATCTTGGCGAGCAGGGGCGCAGGCAGGGTCTTCATAAGGGAGTCCGTCGTTTTGTTCTTATGGACCGGACTGTACGGCGGCCGAGCAATGCGCTACAAATCGAATCTCGCTTAAAGGCGATAACCTAAGGGTATCGATTAAAAGGAAAAAATGCGTAGTCCTGCGATCTCTCCCAGCCTGTTCAACCGCCTGCGCTACAAGCATTTGCATATGCTGGTGGCGCTGAGCTCCAGCCAAAACCTGCACCGCGCGTCACAGGCCCTGAACATGTCGCAGCCTGCCGCCACGCGTATGCTGCACGAGATCGAGGACATGTTCGGCTGCGATCTGTTCGAACGTTTGCCTCGGGGGATGCGCCCTACGGCACTCGGCCAGCAACTGATCAACTTCGCCGAGTCGGCGCTGAGTGGCCTGGACCGCTGTGCCGAAGATTTAACGGCGCGTAAGCAGGGCGGTTATGGCTACCTGTCCATCGGTACCATCATGGGCGCCGCGCCGGACCTGGTGATGGACAGCATTGCGCAGATCAAGTCGCTCAACCCGCAACTGCGTATCCGCATCATGGGCGACACCAGCGACCAAGTGATCCAACTGCTTGAACAGGGCCGTATCGATCTGGCGATCTCACGCCGCAACGCGGCCACCGACAACGAGCACTACAGCTTCGAACCCTTGGGCAATGAGCGCCTGATGGTAGTGGTACACGCCGGTCACCCGTTGGCCCAACGCGATCAGCTATCGCTGGCGGAATTGGTACGTGACTGGCCGTGGATTCTGCAACCGCAAACCAGCCCGGCGCGTATCAGCTTTGACTTGGCGTTGCAGGACCTGGCACTGCCCAGCCCGGCCGATATCATCGAATGCAGCTCGGTGTATTCGATGCAGCAACTGATCCAACTGACCGATGCGGTGATGGTGTTATCGGAAAGCGCCCTGCGTGACTACCTGAAGATGGGCTTGGTGGTGGCACTGCCGGTTGCGTTGGACGTGCGGCTGGCACCGTTTGGCTTGCTGATGCGCAAGGGCGAGCCGGTGAGTCGGGAATTGGGGTTGTTTATCGACTTGTTGCGGCAGAAAGCAGCCACTCTGGACGCTGCCCCTGCGTAGGCTCGGGCTTGATCGCGAAGGTCGTTGACGCGAACTGTCTGAATACGCGCGTTGTTCTCGGTTTCTCAGAAAAACCATTCAGCTTCATTGGTCATGCTCCTTCGCAAGATTGAAGGGACCTTGGCCGTCAGTCAGGCTGTAGCGCTTTGGCGCTGAGTTGGACGGGCTGTGTTTCAATCAGCTTGCGCGACACGATCATGGGCTGTGTGATCGCTACATATTTCTTGAAGTGCGGGGATTCGATGTGTGCTCGATAGGCTTCCTCGCTAGCGTAAATCTCAAAAAAACGAAGACTGTTGGGCTTTCCCTTTTCCGCGACTGAATAGATGGCGAGCACGCCAGGTTCAACGCGGATGGATTCTGCCATTTCTTCCCTGACGGCCACCTTGTAGGCTTCAAGCTGTGCCGGATCGATCACCAATTCGGCAATGCGTACAACGGTCGTAGGCGCCTCTTGTGCCTGCACCTTACCTGCTCCGAGGCTATATGCCATACCAGCGCAAAATACCGTCGGCAGGAGTCGGTTTCTGTTTTTCGTCATGTGATATCTCCTTGGGTCAATGGGGTCTGATGCAGCGGCAAATGACCTACCTTTCAAAGACCAGGTCATTGGCGAGGTAGCCAGCGTCGGGGGCGATGATCGTCTGCGCGTTCGACCCATCGGGATCGACGGCGCGAATGGAACCCTGTCGCATATCGCCCACCGATGCGATGAAGATGCGTCCATCTTTGTGAATGGCCTGCCGCGCCGAGGTTGTTTTCGGGCACGACGACCGAAAGCTGGCGATCAGTTGCGTCGTTTTTCGAAAACGCCCTTGGCGACGGGCAGGGCCGACATGGCGTTCGGCCAGCCAGCGTAGAAAGCCAGGTGGGTGATGACCTCCGAAGCCTGTTCTTCGGTCAGGCCGCTGTCCATCGCGCGGTTGAGATGGTAGGTGATTTGCTCGACCTGGCCGACGGAGATCAGCGCGGCGACAGTGACGAGGCTGCGGTCGCGGGGCTTGAGGTCGGGACGAAGCCAGAGATCGCGGAAGAGGTAATCGGTGGTGTACTGGACAAGGCCCGGCGCCACGGTGTTGAACTGCTCACCGACCCGTGCTGCACGCTGGGCTTCGGCTTTTTCATCGAGGGGCAAAGGGTCCGGGCGAATGGCCGGCAGTTGATCTGCCTCGATACCGCGCTTGGCGAATACCTCGCCTACAGGTCCGACCGCGGCCATGGCCTTGCCCCATCCCGAGTAATAGGCGAGGTGGGTGATGACTTCTGATATCTCTGCCGGTGTTACGCCGGATTCGATTGCCAAATCGGCATACTGGGTCAGCTCCGGCGCTTCGCCGCGCGCGATCAACGCCGCGAGGGTAACCAGGCTGCGGTCGCGACTGCTCAGGCCGGGGCGGTTCCAGACATCGCTGTAAAGGCGGTCCTGCGTGTACTGTTCGAGGGCGGGGGCGACCGACCGGACCTGCTCAGGCGAAAAGCGGCGGCCCTCGTTGGTTGGTTGCCGGGCTTCGGTGCTCGTGGTTGTCATGATGATGGCTCCTGCGATGATTGGGGCGAGGCGCTTCATATCTGTATCTCCTCGGCATGAACTGAAAGGTTGGAGCGAAGGCGGCACTCGCCGCTTAGCTGCGATCGAACTGGCTTTCGGTGAAGGGGTCGGCCCGGCCGCCGCGTAGGGTGATTTTGGCCAGGCCCGCATCGATCTCGCGCAGCTCGTTGGCGGTCAGTTGGACGTTTACCGCCCCGATGTTTTCGATCAGATGGGGATACTGCGTCGTGCCAGGGATCGGAACGATCCACGGGCGCTGGGCGATGACCCAGGCGAGGGCGAACTGGACAGCCGTCGTGTTCTTGCGTCTTGCCCAATCGCGGGCGAACTCCAGCAGCGCCATGTTGATGCGCAGTGCATCTGGCTGGAAGCGGGGCAGGTTATGCCGGCGGTCCGTCTGGTCGAAGCGATGGCTCGGATTGACTGCCCCTGCCAGGAAACTACGCGCCGTCGGGCAGTAAGGGACGAAGCCGATGCCAAGCTCCTCGAGGGTCGGAAAAATCCGTGTCTCGGGCTCACGCCACCACATTGCGTATTCGCTCTGGACTGCGGCAACGGGATGCACGGCATGGGCACGTCGGATCGTAGTGGCGCTTGCTTCCGACAGGCCCCAGTGTTTGACTTTGCCTGCCTGGATCAGATCCTTGATTGCCCCTGCAACGTCCTCGATCGGCACTTTAGGATCGGGGCGATGTTGGTAGAGGAGATCGATGTGGTCGGTCTTAAGGCGCTTGAGCGAGCCTTCAACGGCCCGACGGATATGGTCGGGATGGCTGTTGAGCGCGGTTGGCTGGCCTTCCTCGACGCCAAAGCCGAATTTGGAGGCGATCACGACCTGGTCGCGAACGGGGGCCAGCGCTTCGCCGACGAACGCCTCGCTGAGATGAGGTCCGTAGACCTCTGCGGTATCGAAGAAGGTGACCCCTTGCTCGAAGGCGGTACGGATAAGCGAAACCATCGCTTTACGGTCGCGTGGCCCGCCGCCGTAGTAACCCACCATCGGCAGGCATCCGAGCCCCATGCCGGAAACCTCCAGCGAGCCGAGTTTTCGAATGTTCATGGACTGCTCTTTGACGGGAGTCGCAGTGGATGGGCTGCTGCTTGCTGCGGTGTTGGTCGATTGCGCCAACGCCTGTCCGGCCTTCCCAAGTGACGTTGCTGCCAGCAGGACACCGCTCCCGGCGATGAGAAAGTTGCGACGATCAGTGGACACTTGATCGCCAACGAAACGATCGTCAGACGTTGTATCGCTCATAGACTGGATGCTCCATGTAGTTGAATGCGAGAACCTGACGCCCCAGCGCTACCAAGCGTAGGCTTGCGGCGCTTCGCCGCCGGGACCCGGCCAGATTTCTTCGAGGCATCGCACCGTGTCATCGGACAGGCTGACCGTTGTCGCACGAAGGGCATCTTTCAACTGCTCGACAGTCCGGGGACCGATGAGGGGCGCGGTAACGATAGGGTTTTGAAGAAGCCAGGCCAGCGCCACATCAGCAGGGGTCTCTCCCAGGTCCTCGCACAAACCTTCGTAGGCTTCGAGCTGAACCCTATGTTGTTCGATCCGCTTGGCCAAAGCCGGCCTTGCGCGACGACCGTTGGCCGCCTTTTTCAGGACCCCGCCGAGCAGGCCTCCGGCCAGAGGACTCCAGGGGATGAGACCCAGCCCGTAATGCCGGCAAGAGGGAATGACCTCCAACTCCACTGTGCGAGCTGCCAGGTTGTACAGGCTCTGCTCGGCGACCAGACCGAGAAAATGCCGTTCGTTGGCGGCCGATTGCGCGGTGGCAATGTCCCAGCCTGCGAAATTGCTGCTGCCGACATATAGGACCTTCCCCTGCTGGACAAGGATCTCCATGGCTTGCCAGATTTCCTCCCAAGGCGTGTGACGATCAATGTGGTGCATCTGATAGACATCGATGTGGTCGGTCTTGAGTCGACGCAGGCTGTCCTCGCAGGCCTTTCGGATGTGGTATGCCGATAGCCGTCGGTCGTTCGGGCCCGGGCCCATCGGTTGATAGACCTTGGTGGCCAGCGCGATCTGATTGCGTCGGTCACCCTGTTCAAGCCAGCGTCCAATTATTTCCTCGCAGAGGCCTGTACCTTGCTTGATGTCGGGCGACTGCTCGGTGCCGTAGACGTCGGCGGTGTCGATGAAGTTGATACCCGCCTCAAGCGCCTCGTCTAGAATCCGGAAGCTCGTGGCCTCGTCGGTGACGTCTCCGAAATTCATGGTGCCCAGGCACAGACGGCTAACCTGAAGGCCAGTACGGCCCAAATGCGTATAGTCCATTCTCTTGCTCCGTGACGTGATTGCGCCAAGCCGGAAGTTCATCCTGTCCAGGCGCGGGATGAATCCAGCATAACGATGCATACGCAGGTCAGTTACAGGGGCACGTAGGATGGACTTGTGAGGAATATTCAGGATCAGCAACGAAAAAACAGGCGAGACGTAAATTACTATGGACTAATGGCGCTGCCCGCCGAGCAGCACGGCATTGGGCGAGAAGGTGCACGATAAATATCACCGTGTGGCGAGGTAGCTCTCGTTTAACAGAGAGGTCGAATTGACATGCAGACCAGTCGCGCAGATGTAGCCGATCTGATTTATTTTCTGGCCATCGCGCGCCACCGCAGCTTCAGCCGTGCAGCTGTGGAGATCGGCGTGAGTGCTTCGGCGCTGAGCCACGCGCTAAAGGGGCTGGAAAGTCGACTTGGGGTTCGGCTGCTCAATCGCACCACAAAGAGTGTGACGTTGACAGCAGCCGGTGAGGCGCTTGCCCAATCGATCGGCGATCCTTTTGAGGCGATTGATACGGCACTGGAAACGCTGAACCGGTTCCGAGATACACCCAGTGGCAGGGTCAGGATCAATGCTGCTGTCGAGGCGGCAAATCTTTTACTGGCGCCTATTATGCCGGCCTTCATGGATCGGTATCCCGATGTCGAGATCGATATCGTTGCCAGTAATCGTTTGGTGGATATGACCGACGCCGGCTTCGATGCCGGAATCCGTTACGGTGGTACCGTCCCCGAGGACATGGTGAGTCGGCGCCTCTCGGCCGATATTCGCTGGGTTGTCGCGGGGGCACCCAGTTACCTTGAGCGGTTCGGAACACCCGAACATCCGGATGACCTGTTGAATCACCGATGCATCAGCAACCGTCTTGGAGATGATCGGGTTTATCGGTGGGAACTGGAACGCAATGGTGAGGCATTCCAGATCACCGTACCAACGTCCGTCACGGTCGACCAAGCTGAGACGGGCCTCATCGCGGTGCTCGGTGGTGCTGGCTTGATGTATTTCCCGCAGCCTCTGGTTGAGCCTTATGTGAAGGACGGGCGGCTCCGCCTGGTGCTTGCGGAGTGGGCCCCGCTGGAAGATGGCTTTCATATCTACTATTCGAGCCGACGGCAACTGCCAACAGGTTTGCGCTTACTGATTGATTTCATTCGAGAAGTTAAGCCTCTTGGCTTGTAGCCTGATCTGCAGACTTAAACCATTGCTTGGCTACGTACTCGAAGGTTCGCTCCTCAGGGGCGCAATGCAAGATATCACCAAGAATACGGATCTTAACGGTCCCCAAACAGTGCTCACTATTTTTGGCTTTATGGTAGATAAGTCCATTAAATTGTGGCTTAAGTTGCAAATTAATCGATAAGGCACAGGTTTAGGGAATTAACTCTCTTGATAGGCTGGAGCGTTAATTCTATAATTTTGGGGACTAAATCGCCCAGAATGGTCTTGGTGCACACTATGTTGGATTTAAGCTTCAGCAAGCCGAGCGAGGTCGTCAGGCGCCTCTGCGATCGCTTGCGTACAGAGCGCTTGGCGCTGGACATGACACAAGCCGACTTGGCCGGACGTGCCGGCATTGGCACAAACACAGTGTCGAACCTTGAAGCAGGGCGCAATGTTGGATTCGAGAACGTCGTTCGTGTGGCGATGGCTCTTGGTCGAACCAAGGAACTTGAAGGCCTGTTCCTGCCAAAGCTGGACAGCATCGAGGACATTCGGCGCTACGAAAACAGCGCCAATCGTCTGCGTTCAAAGAGGAAGCCCGGCAATGCTTGAGCAGGTGAACGTCTTCTACGAGGGCTGGGGTGAGCGATGGCAATGGGGCACGCTCGTCTCCACTACCGCGCTGACCGGTCGGCCGCTGATCGTGTTCCAGTACAGCAATGAAGCCAGGCAAAGGGGCTTGGAACTGTCCTCCTACACGCTCCCGTTGGAGGGGGCTCAGTTGCGCCAAGGTTTTCCAGACCACCAACTGTACTTGCCTGGGCCTGTTTACGATTCCTTGCCCGATGGGTGGGGCCTGTTGCTGATGGACCGTATGTTCAGGCGCCGCGGGCTCACCACGGCGCGCATCGGCTCACTGGAACGGCTGGCATACATCGGTTGCAACGCAATGGGGGCCATGACATTTGAGCCCGTGGCACCAGAAGGGCAGGTGTCTGAAGTCCATATCCCACTGGAGCAGCTTGCCGCCGAAGTGCAGGAAGTGCTCCATGGAGACGGCGGCGAGTTCCTGCAGACGTTGCTGCTGGTGGGTGGCTCGCCTCAAGGTGCGAGGCCCAAGGCCCTGGTCTATCGCGATCCAGAAACTGGCCGTTTTACCACTGTCGTTACGGCGGGCTTTGAAGCTTGGTTGGTCAAGTTCCCGGCGAAAGACGAGCATGCCGAGGTGTGTGCTATCGAGATGGTCTACGCCGAGTGCCTGCGCATGTGCGGCATCGAGACCCCTGACACGCAGTACTTCAGTCTGCCTAATGGGTTGGCTGCATTTGCCAGTAAGCGATTTGACCGCCGGGATGATCTGCGCGTCCCCATGCAAAGCCTCGCGGCCTTTACGGGGGCAAATTACCGGTCTCCGGGGGTATTGGACTACGTCAACTTCTTGCGGGCAACACAGATGTGTACCAACGACGTGCGAGAGATGGCGGTGGCCTTCGAACGTGCCGTCTTCAATGTTGCATTCAACAACCGAGACGATCATCCCAAGAACTTCGCCTACATCATGTCGCAAGACGGTCAGTGGAACCTGTCACCGGCTTACGACGTGACCTTCTGCGAGGGACCAGGTGGATACCACCAGATGGATGTGATGGGTGAAGCGCTGGCGATTTCCCGCAGGCAAATGCTTCGGCTTGCCGAGGAAGCCGAGGTGCCCCCGGATGTTGCAGGCAGAGTGATTGACGGCGTTTGTGATGTGGCGAGCCAGTTTGCGAGCATCGCAGAGAACCTCTATCCACAGGTTATTACTCAAGACACCTTGCGCACGATTCAAGGCCGCATCGATCAGAACGTAGCGCGGTTACACCGCGGTCATGTGGAATGATCAGGCTGAACAGCCCACCCGACGACGCCTAAAGACTCTCAGGATCGCTAAAAAACATTTTGACTGGGC
Coding sequences:
- a CDS encoding LysR family transcriptional regulator gives rise to the protein MRSPAISPSLFNRLRYKHLHMLVALSSSQNLHRASQALNMSQPAATRMLHEIEDMFGCDLFERLPRGMRPTALGQQLINFAESALSGLDRCAEDLTARKQGGYGYLSIGTIMGAAPDLVMDSIAQIKSLNPQLRIRIMGDTSDQVIQLLEQGRIDLAISRRNAATDNEHYSFEPLGNERLMVVVHAGHPLAQRDQLSLAELVRDWPWILQPQTSPARISFDLALQDLALPSPADIIECSSVYSMQQLIQLTDAVMVLSESALRDYLKMGLVVALPVALDVRLAPFGLLMRKGEPVSRELGLFIDLLRQKAATLDAAPA
- a CDS encoding putative quinol monooxygenase, with the protein product MTKNRNRLLPTVFCAGMAYSLGAGKVQAQEAPTTVVRIAELVIDPAQLEAYKVAVREEMAESIRVEPGVLAIYSVAEKGKPNSLRFFEIYASEEAYRAHIESPHFKKYVAITQPMIVSRKLIETQPVQLSAKALQPD
- a CDS encoding carboxymuconolactone decarboxylase family protein, whose protein sequence is MKRLAPIIAGAIIMTTTSTEARQPTNEGRRFSPEQVRSVAPALEQYTQDRLYSDVWNRPGLSSRDRSLVTLAALIARGEAPELTQYADLAIESGVTPAEISEVITHLAYYSGWGKAMAAVGPVGEVFAKRGIEADQLPAIRPDPLPLDEKAEAQRAARVGEQFNTVAPGLVQYTTDYLFRDLWLRPDLKPRDRSLVTVAALISVGQVEQITYHLNRAMDSGLTEEQASEVITHLAFYAGWPNAMSALPVAKGVFEKRRN
- a CDS encoding aldo/keto reductase produces the protein MNIRKLGSLEVSGMGLGCLPMVGYYGGGPRDRKAMVSLIRTAFEQGVTFFDTAEVYGPHLSEAFVGEALAPVRDQVVIASKFGFGVEEGQPTALNSHPDHIRRAVEGSLKRLKTDHIDLLYQHRPDPKVPIEDVAGAIKDLIQAGKVKHWGLSEASATTIRRAHAVHPVAAVQSEYAMWWREPETRIFPTLEELGIGFVPYCPTARSFLAGAVNPSHRFDQTDRRHNLPRFQPDALRINMALLEFARDWARRKNTTAVQFALAWVIAQRPWIVPIPGTTQYPHLIENIGAVNVQLTANELREIDAGLAKITLRGGRADPFTESQFDRS
- a CDS encoding aldo/keto reductase; protein product: MDYTHLGRTGLQVSRLCLGTMNFGDVTDEATSFRILDEALEAGINFIDTADVYGTEQSPDIKQGTGLCEEIIGRWLEQGDRRNQIALATKVYQPMGPGPNDRRLSAYHIRKACEDSLRRLKTDHIDVYQMHHIDRHTPWEEIWQAMEILVQQGKVLYVGSSNFAGWDIATAQSAANERHFLGLVAEQSLYNLAARTVELEVIPSCRHYGLGLIPWSPLAGGLLGGVLKKAANGRRARPALAKRIEQHRVQLEAYEGLCEDLGETPADVALAWLLQNPIVTAPLIGPRTVEQLKDALRATTVSLSDDTVRCLEEIWPGPGGEAPQAYAW
- a CDS encoding LysR family transcriptional regulator, which codes for MQTSRADVADLIYFLAIARHRSFSRAAVEIGVSASALSHALKGLESRLGVRLLNRTTKSVTLTAAGEALAQSIGDPFEAIDTALETLNRFRDTPSGRVRINAAVEAANLLLAPIMPAFMDRYPDVEIDIVASNRLVDMTDAGFDAGIRYGGTVPEDMVSRRLSADIRWVVAGAPSYLERFGTPEHPDDLLNHRCISNRLGDDRVYRWELERNGEAFQITVPTSVTVDQAETGLIAVLGGAGLMYFPQPLVEPYVKDGRLRLVLAEWAPLEDGFHIYYSSRRQLPTGLRLLIDFIREVKPLGL
- a CDS encoding helix-turn-helix domain-containing protein is translated as MLDLSFSKPSEVVRRLCDRLRTERLALDMTQADLAGRAGIGTNTVSNLEAGRNVGFENVVRVAMALGRTKELEGLFLPKLDSIEDIRRYENSANRLRSKRKPGNA